From the genome of Nitrosomonas sp., one region includes:
- the hflK gene encoding FtsH protease activity modulator HflK, translating to MGLNDPQWGKNKGDSGPPDLDEVLRNVNKKINNIFGSKEGKDGGGGRSKEPRQHSRGSIILILGLLLIVWVASGFYIVNEGHRGVVLRFGAYADTTPAGLRWHMPYPVEKVEIVNVSQVRTIEIGYRNNVRSKVLRESLMLTDDENIIDIQFAVQYILNDPENFLFTNRDPDDAVLQAAETAIRQIIGKSKMDFVLYEGREQVASAATVLMQEILDRYKIGIAISRVTMQNAQPPEQVQAAFDDAVKAGQDRERQKNEGQAYANDVIPRARGNAARLIEESEGYRERVIASAVGDASRFEQLFEEYSKAPGVTRDRLYMDMMQQVLSNTSKIMVDQQSGSNLLYLPLDKLIAGGAAAVPPPINMQPSTIHETMPDNSSIRSREAFRGREREIR from the coding sequence ATGGGTTTAAATGATCCTCAGTGGGGAAAGAACAAAGGAGATTCCGGACCACCTGATCTGGATGAAGTCTTGCGTAACGTCAATAAAAAAATCAATAACATTTTTGGCTCAAAAGAGGGCAAAGATGGTGGTGGCGGACGCAGTAAAGAACCCAGGCAACATAGCCGGGGAAGTATTATCCTGATTTTAGGACTGCTGCTCATTGTATGGGTGGCGAGCGGATTTTATATCGTGAATGAAGGTCATCGAGGCGTTGTATTGCGTTTTGGTGCATACGCGGATACCACGCCCGCCGGTTTGCGATGGCATATGCCTTATCCAGTAGAAAAGGTCGAGATTGTCAACGTCAGCCAGGTTCGTACCATTGAAATCGGTTATCGTAATAACGTCAGAAGCAAAGTGCTCAGAGAGTCGCTGATGTTGACAGATGATGAGAACATTATTGATATCCAGTTTGCGGTACAGTATATCCTGAACGATCCAGAAAATTTCCTGTTTACCAATAGAGATCCTGATGACGCCGTATTACAGGCAGCCGAGACTGCAATTCGACAGATAATTGGCAAAAGCAAAATGGACTTTGTTCTCTATGAGGGCCGTGAGCAGGTTGCATCTGCAGCAACAGTTTTAATGCAGGAGATTCTGGATCGTTACAAAATCGGTATTGCAATCAGCCGGGTGACCATGCAGAATGCGCAGCCGCCGGAACAAGTTCAAGCAGCATTTGATGATGCGGTTAAAGCGGGTCAGGATAGAGAGCGCCAAAAAAATGAAGGTCAAGCCTATGCCAATGACGTAATCCCAAGAGCCAGAGGTAATGCTGCCCGTTTGATTGAAGAATCAGAAGGTTATAGAGAGCGTGTGATTGCAAGTGCAGTCGGTGATGCGAGTCGTTTCGAACAACTCTTCGAAGAATATAGCAAGGCGCCAGGCGTAACACGTGATCGTTTGTATATGGATATGATGCAGCAGGTATTGTCCAATACCAGTAAAATCATGGTTGATCAACAAAGTGGAAGCAATTTATTGTACTTGCCTCTGGATAAGTTAATTGCGGGAGGGGCAGCCGCTGTGCCGCCGCCGATAAACATGCAGCCATCTACAATCCATGAAACAATGCCTGACAATAGTAGTATCCGTTCACGAGAAGCATTTCGTGGACGTGAAAGGGAGATAAGATAA
- the hflX gene encoding GTPase HflX, whose product MPEQSGMKHFQTASTAILVSLDFGDGMCSERLQELHQLAASDQVKVLAVVEGKRSCPDPRMYVGSGKAEEIAHVRVTMDADMVIFNHDLTPAQQRNLMLHFNCPVIDRTSLILDIFAQRAKSHEGKLQVELAQLEHLATRLVRGWTHLERQKGGIGLRGPGETQLETDRRLLRKRVKLLKEKLASLQRQRKVQRRSRHRSQVLSVSIVGYTNAGKSTLFNRLTRAQTYAADQLFATLDTTTRKLYVPESGTIVISDTVGFIRDLPHTLVAAFRATLEETVEADILLHVVDACSPNRDEQVEAVNKLLNEIGADKIPQILVLNKIDCIDLATRGVGFARDEYDRISRIRLSAKTGEGLEFVRQALVETALQNPEPGNEKPADFDKMKRSSASISTF is encoded by the coding sequence ATGCCTGAACAATCAGGTATGAAACATTTTCAAACTGCTAGTACTGCCATCCTGGTCAGTCTTGATTTTGGTGACGGTATGTGTTCTGAGCGTTTACAGGAATTACATCAACTTGCTGCCAGTGATCAAGTCAAGGTGCTGGCTGTAGTTGAAGGTAAGCGCTCCTGTCCGGATCCAAGAATGTATGTGGGCAGTGGTAAAGCGGAAGAAATCGCTCACGTTCGCGTTACTATGGATGCCGACATGGTGATTTTTAATCATGATCTGACACCTGCTCAGCAGCGTAATTTAATGTTACATTTTAATTGCCCTGTTATTGATCGCACGAGTTTAATATTGGATATTTTCGCTCAGCGTGCGAAAAGCCATGAAGGTAAACTACAAGTTGAATTGGCGCAATTGGAGCATTTGGCAACGCGCTTGGTTCGTGGGTGGACGCATTTGGAGCGGCAAAAAGGCGGAATAGGATTACGCGGTCCGGGTGAAACACAATTGGAAACCGACCGCCGTTTGCTCAGAAAAAGAGTAAAGTTGTTAAAGGAGAAACTGGCGAGCCTGCAGCGTCAACGTAAAGTTCAGCGTCGGTCAAGGCATCGTTCACAGGTTTTATCGGTTTCGATTGTAGGCTATACCAATGCGGGCAAATCAACATTGTTTAACCGATTGACCCGTGCACAGACTTATGCGGCTGATCAATTGTTCGCGACACTGGATACTACGACAAGAAAATTGTATGTGCCTGAATCCGGAACGATAGTGATTTCTGATACAGTCGGATTTATCCGTGACTTGCCCCATACTTTGGTTGCTGCATTTCGTGCTACGCTTGAAGAAACTGTAGAAGCCGATATTTTGCTTCATGTGGTCGACGCATGCAGTCCAAACAGGGATGAACAAGTCGAAGCGGTAAACAAATTATTAAACGAGATCGGTGCTGACAAGATTCCTCAAATTTTGGTATTAAATAAAATTGACTGTATTGATTTGGCGACTCGTGGTGTAGGATTTGCGCGGGATGAATATGATAGAATATCCCGGATTCGTTTAAGCGCTAAGACAGGGGAAGGACTGGAATTTGTAAGGCAGGCATTGGTTGAGACTGCATTGCAAAATCCTGAACCTGGGAACGAGAAGCCTGCGGATTTCGATAAGATGAAGCGTAGTAGCGCTAGTATAAGTACTTTTTGA
- the hflC gene encoding protease modulator HflC, which yields MGKFTSVLMGIVVVGFFLATSAIYIVDQRQQAILFQLGEVIDVKTEPGLYFKIPIAQNVRFFEKRILTMDAEEPERFITSEKKNVLVDLFVKWRIVDVRQYFISVRGDESLAQIRLAQTINASMRDEFGNRTVHDVVSGERDVIMEVMRQKADVDARAIGVEVIDVRLKRVDLPQEVSESVYRRMEAERKRVANELRSTGAAESEKIRADADRQREVIMAEAYRDAQTAMGAGDKEAAAIYAEAFKKDPEFYAFWRSMDAYKNSFKHKNDMLVLEPSSDFFKYLKSPNSN from the coding sequence ATGGGTAAATTTACATCAGTATTAATGGGTATTGTTGTAGTAGGTTTCTTTCTGGCTACTTCAGCAATTTACATCGTTGACCAGCGACAACAGGCTATTTTGTTTCAATTAGGTGAGGTGATCGATGTAAAAACGGAACCCGGTTTATATTTTAAAATTCCGATAGCACAAAATGTACGTTTTTTTGAGAAACGTATTTTGACAATGGATGCAGAGGAACCGGAACGTTTCATTACTTCAGAAAAGAAAAACGTTCTGGTGGATTTATTCGTTAAGTGGCGTATTGTCGATGTCAGACAGTATTTCATCAGTGTGCGTGGTGACGAAAGCCTGGCACAGATACGACTTGCTCAAACAATTAATGCAAGTATGCGTGATGAATTTGGTAACCGTACTGTGCATGACGTAGTATCCGGTGAACGGGATGTGATTATGGAAGTCATGCGCCAGAAGGCTGATGTGGATGCACGCGCAATTGGTGTTGAAGTGATTGATGTTCGCCTGAAACGTGTTGACTTGCCACAGGAAGTTAGTGAATCCGTTTATCGTAGAATGGAAGCCGAACGTAAACGCGTCGCCAATGAATTGCGTTCCACAGGTGCTGCGGAGTCAGAAAAGATTCGTGCTGATGCTGATCGTCAACGTGAAGTGATTATGGCTGAAGCCTACCGCGATGCACAGACAGCAATGGGTGCGGGTGATAAAGAGGCGGCCGCCATTTACGCAGAGGCCTTTAAGAAGGATCCGGAGTTTTATGCATTTTGGCGTAGTATGGATGCCTATAAAAATTCATTCAAACACAAGAATGATATGTTGGTACTCGAGCCAAGCTCTGACTTCTTTAAATACCTTAAAAGTCCAAATAGTAATTAA
- the hfq gene encoding RNA chaperone Hfq → MGTKGQLLQDPFLNILRKEHIPVSIYLVNGIKLQGHIDSFDQYVVLLKNSVTQMVYKHAISTVVPARAVSIPVEISEPRDT, encoded by the coding sequence ATGGGTACCAAGGGGCAGTTACTGCAAGATCCATTTCTAAATATATTGCGTAAAGAGCATATTCCTGTATCAATTTATTTAGTAAATGGGATTAAATTGCAAGGACATATTGATTCATTTGATCAATATGTCGTGCTGTTAAAAAATTCGGTGACACAAATGGTATATAAACATGCTATATCTACTGTTGTTCCCGCAAGAGCTGTTTCAATCCCAGTTGAAATTTCTGAACCGAGAGATACTTAA